In Drosophila subpulchrella strain 33 F10 #4 breed RU33 chromosome 3R, RU_Dsub_v1.1 Primary Assembly, whole genome shotgun sequence, the following are encoded in one genomic region:
- the LOC119560389 gene encoding cytoplasmic aconitate hydratase-like, whose translation MAGPNPFAKFQKSFNQAGTLYKYFDLASIDNKYKHLPYSIRVLLESAVRNCDNFHVLEKDVLSILNWSPEIKQGSNDVEVYFKPVRVVFHDYTGVPAMVDIAAMRDAVLKLGGDPVKVNPVCPSVMVIDHSLPVEFHRSADAMAKNLAVEFQRNKERFTFLKWAAKAFDNMLCVPPGSGIIHQINLEYLAHVVVELDNKDGSKTLFPDSVVGTDSHTTMINGLGVLGWGVGGIEAEAVMLGQSISMVLPEVIGYKLEGKLNPLVTSTDLVLTITKHLRELGVVGKFVEFYGPGVSELSIADRATISNMCPEYGATIGYFPVDENTLSYLKMSNRSEKKISIIREYLKATGQFRNFDNEEEDPKFTQISSLDLSTVVSSVSGPKRPHDRVSVSDMATDFKSCLSSPVGFKGFAITPEALTDVGELHWEDGKTYKLYHGSVVLAAITSCTNTSNPSVMLGAGLLAKKAVEKGLDVLPYIKTSLSPGSGVVSYYLEQSGVIPYLEKLGFNIVGYGCMTCIGNSGPLHEKVVNAIEDNNLVCAGVLSGNRNFEGRIHPNTRANYLASPLLVIAYAIAGRVDIDFEKEPLGVDANGKNVFLRDIWPTRSEIQTVESKYILPAIYQDTYSKIELGTPEWQSLHIPDGKLFSWDPESTYIKQVPFFDGMTREVLKLKGIENARCLLLLGDFTTTDHMSPAGAIARNSPAARYLSDHNVTPRDFNTYGTRRGHDGVMARGAFGNIRLVNKLISKTGPQTLHIPSDEVLDIFDAAQRYREEGTPLVLLAGKDYGSGSSRDWAAKGPYLLGIKAIIAESYERIHRSNLVGMGIIPLQFLPGQSPETLKLSGREVYNIILPESDLKPGQKIKVKADETVFEAILRFDTDVDIAYYRSGGILQYMVRKMLA comes from the exons ATGGCCG GGCCAAATCCATTTGCCAAGTTCCAAAAGTCTTTCAATCAGGCGGGCACCTTATACAAATATTTCGATTTGGCTTCTATTGATAACAAATACA AACACCTGCCCTATTCCATTCGTGTCCTCTTGGAGTCGGCCGTGCGCAATTGTGATAACTTCCATGTTTTGGAGAAAGATGTTCTGAGCATCTTGAACTGGTCCCCGGAAATCAAGCAAGGGTCTAATGATGTGGAGGTGTACTTTAAGCCGGTCCGCGTAGTTTTTCAC GACTACACTGGTGTCCCTGCCATGGTAGACATTGCTGCCATGCGCGATGCTGTCTTGAAACTGGGTGGTGATCCTGTGAAAGTAAATCCGGTCTGCCCCTCCGTAATGGTCATCGATCACTCTTTGCCGGTTGAATTTCATCGTTCTGCTGATGCCATGGCCAAGAACTTGGCTGTGGAGTTTCAAAGGAACAAGGAGCGTTTTACTTTCTTGaag TGGGCTGCCAAAGCTTTCGATAACATGTTGTGTGTTCCCCCTGGCTCTGGCATTATCCATCAAATTAACTTGGAGTACCTTGCCCATGTTGTCGTCGAGTTGGATAACAAGGATGGATCGAAGACCCTGTTTCCAGATAGTGTTGTGGGCACTGATTCCCACACCACGATGATCAATGGACTAGGAGTTCTTGGTTGGGGAGTGGGAGGAATCGAGGCGGAAGCTGTGATGTTGGGTCAGTCCATTTCTATGGTGTTGCCCGAGGTTATCGGATATAAGCTGGAGGGAAAACTCAACCCACTGGTAACATCCACCGATTTGGTCCTGACCATCACCAAGCACCTTCGTGAGTTGGGAGTGGTGGGCAAGTTCGTGGAGTTCTATGGTCCAGGAGTGTCGGAACTCAGCATTGCCGATAGGGCCACTATCAGTAACATGTGTCCCGAGTACGGAGCCACCATTGGCTACTTCCCCGTGGATGAGAATACCCTTAGTTACTTGAAGATGTCCA ACCGCTCGGAGAAGAAGATATCAATCATTCGGGAGTATTTGAAGGCTACAGGACAGTTTCGCAACTTCGATAACGAAGAAGAGGATCCGAAGTTCACAcag ATTTCCTCATTAGACCTTTCTACTGTGGTATCTTCAGTTTCTGGACCCAAGAGACCCCACGATCGCGTTTCCGTCTCAGATATGGCGACAGATTTCAAGTCTTGCCTATCTAGTCCA GTTGGATTTAAGGGCTTTGCAATTACTCCAGAGGCACTTACCGATGTTGGAGAATTGCATTGGGAAGATGGCAAGACCTATAAGCTGTATCATGGTTCCGTAGTCCTGGCGGCCATTACATCCTGCACAAATACTTCCAATCCCTCGGTGATGTTGGGTGCTGGTCTCCTGGCCAAGAAGGCAGTGGAAAAGGGTCTCGATGTTTTGCCCTACATCAAGACTTCCCTATCGCCTGGTTCTGGAGTGGTATCCTATTACCTGGAACAATCCGGTGTCATTCCGTATCTTGAAAAGCTGGGATTCAACATCGTGGGCTATGGCTGTATGACATGCATTGGCAATTCTGGACCTCTCCACGAAAAGGTGGTAAATGCCATTGAGGACAATAATCTGGTTTGCGCAGGAGTTCTCTCGGGAAACCGAAACTTCGAGGGTCGCATCCATCCAAACACCCGGGCGAACTACCTGGCCAGTCCTCTCTTGGTCATCGCATACGCCATTGCTGGTCGTGTTGATATTGACTTCGAAAAGGAACCTCTGGGCGTAGATGCCAATGGAAAGAACGTGTTCCTGCGCGATATCTGGCCAACTAGATCGGAGATCCAGACGGTTGAAAGCAAATACATCTTACCTGCCATATATCAGGATACCTACA GCAAGATTGAGCTGGGCACTCCGGAGTGGCAGTCGTTGCACATACCGGATGGGAAGCTATTCTCTTGGGATCCCGAGTCCACCTACATAAAGCAGGTTCCCTTCTTCGACGGAATGACTCGTGAGGTTCTCAAACTGAAGGGCATCGAGAACGCCCGCTGTCTGTTGTTGCTGGGCGACTTCACCACCACGGATCACATGTCTCCGGCTGGAGCGATAGCCAGGAACTCGCCAGCAGCCCGCTACCTCTCCGATCACAATGTAACACCCCGGGATTTCAACACATATGGCACACGTCGTGGTCACGATGGAGTCATGGCCAGGGGGGCTTTCGGAAACATTCGTCTGGTCAATAAGCTAATCTCAAAGACTGGACCGCAGACCCTACACATTCCCAGCGACGAGGTGCTGGACATCTTTGATGCCGCCCAGAGGTATCGCGAGGAGGGTACTCCATTGGTTCTGTTGGCCGGCAAGGATTACGGCAGTGGCAGCTCTCGAGATTGGGCCGCCAAGGGTCCGTACTTGTTGGGTATTAAGGCCATCATTGCGGAGTCTTACGAGCGCATCCATAGATCCAACCTGGTGGGCATGGGCATTATTCCCCTGCAGTTCCTGCCTGGTCAAAGTCCTGAGACCTTGAAACTAAGTGGTCGCGAGGTTTACAACATTATTCTGCCGGAAAGCGACTTAAAACCGGGCCAGAAAATCAAGGTTAAG GCTGATGAAACTGTCTTTGAGGCTATTCTACGTTTTGATACCGATGTGGACATCGCATATTACAGGAGCGGTGGTATTCTTCAATACATGGTTCGAAAGATGTTGGCCTAA
- the LOC119560406 gene encoding exosome complex component RRP46, with protein sequence MNLPEKVEVEKDKLRQMNCEFNPLSRCDGSVMYSQGATVVIAAVLGPIEVKTQNLSIDGSYLECNYRPKAGLPQVKERIREAAIRDVLELALLAEAHPRSKMSVQVQELEDRGSIDACALNSACLAMLVGGLPLKYSFAAVHCIINEQGEYVLDPDQSETLHQRASFTFAFDSVEGNLLLVQTKGAFKIAQFNDIECLCRAASAEIFQFYRNQVAKYHGRSEAIAEKEGDTSMET encoded by the exons atgaatttaccCGAGAAAGTTGAGGTGGAAAAGGACAAGCTGCGTCAGATGAACTGCGAGTTCAATCCCTTGTCCCGCTGCGATGGATCAGTGATGTATAGCCAAG GTGCCACAGTGGTCATAGCTGCTGTTCTGGGTCCGATCGAGGTGAAGACCCAGAACCTCAGCATAGATGGCAGCTACCTGGAGTGCAATTACCGACCGAAGGCGGGACTTCCCCAGGTTAAGGAGCGGATTCGCGAGGCGGCCATTCGGGACGTTCTGGAACTGGCCCTGCTGGCCGAGGCCCATCCGCGATCGAAGATGTCCGTGCAGGTCCAAGAGCTGGAGGATCGTGGCAGC ATTGATGCCTGTGCTTTGAATTCCGCCTGCCTTGCCATGCTCGTTGGAGGCCTTCCACTGAAATACAGCTTTGCCGCCGTCCACTGCATCATCAACGAGCAGGGAGAGTACGTCCTGGATCCAGACCAAAGTGAGACACTCCATCAGCGTGCCAGCTTCACCTTCGCCTTTGATTCCGTCGAGGGAAACCTCCTGCTGGTGCAAACAAAAGGCGCCTTCAAAATAGCCCAGTTCAACGATATCGAATGCCTTTGCCGGGCGGCCAGTGCGGAGATCTTTCAGTTCTATCGCAATCAGGTGGCCAAATACCATGGCAGAAGCGAGGCGATAGCAGAGAAGGAGGGGGACACCTCCATGGAGACGTAG